Within the Hippoglossus stenolepis isolate QCI-W04-F060 chromosome 2, HSTE1.2, whole genome shotgun sequence genome, the region CTTGGAGGTgaggggctgctgctgctgctccttcaggaTGCTGGAGTATTCGTCCTCAGAGAATCCAAAACTGACACAAATCTTTGGCCACTCTTTGCAGAAGGCAGCTCCCACAAAAACCACGGGCTCCGTTTGAGTGAGTCCACTCGTCTTCTTCCTCAGGTTTGATGGAGCCCTTTGTCGTGTCTTCCTTGCAGAGCTCGAAGGCTCCACCAACACAACAGGCTCACTTTCATCCAGCTTCTCCTGGATCGttgtctcttcttctgcagtttgGTCCAATTCTATCTCTGGTTTCTTAGGAAcgaataaaaaacatatttacaaggTCACCAGACAATTCACTCGCCAAATTCCAGTTTTATAGTCACAGTCAGAGAGTTTGCCATCTGCTAAGGAAACTGTCCGGACATTTccattcattgatttattaaccCTCTGCTGTAATAGGTTTAATCACAGTGTAATACTTTTGTCTAACAGTCTATGAATCTATAACATACCTTGTCTAGCACCACGGCACTGATTGCAGGGAGTCCCTCGGGCTTCTGTGTGCTGTCTCTGCTCTCCGTCTCTGAGGTGTGGCCGGCTCCGTTCCTCATGGGCTCCATCTCAGCCTCACCGTTCTCGGGAGACCAGATTCTTTCGGACAGAGTCGCCTCGGAGCTGGAGGCGCCCACCTGAATAAACTGGAGTTTCTGTTTTGAGTGGAGACAACATTGATATCGTGAGGAAGTATAGAGGAGAAAGACGACGtggaaacaattaaaaacttaaaagtTCTTATTTATCTCAATTAGTTAAACagtcttcaaacagctgatcgATGGTAACTGAGGGTTTTCTCCCAGTGATATATCTTGGCCCTTGATGAGCGTTGACCTTCATCACTGACCTGTTGTGAGATGAAAGCCTGGACGTCCTCTTCCCCACAAAGAAGCCACAGTTCGATGACTCTGTGGAGACAAGAGGACAACGTCACAAACCAATGCTCTGAAACGTCTTTTTAATTACGTCTAATTTACAGCAGGGagaaatatttaattcataaaCTTACTTAATGAATGAGAAAATATTTGCTTCAAATCAAAAGAGCAATTCAGCCTTGTTGATTTCATtgagatttttcattttactggtTTATAATAATTGAATGAATCACTgaatgaataatacaaaaatgcTACAGTGAACTCTGTTGCAGTGCAACAATAACACTATCAATATAGATTCTGTACAAGTCAATAAtctatgtatatttacattatatctgCAGCTGAGTCACTGGTTATAATCCACCTGCTTCATAATGAGAACAggtaacaggaaaaaaaagagttaaGAAAAGTGTTTCTTACCATTTGTTTGCATAGTATGTGCAGTATTTGAGAGATTAAGATCCCAGCTTTTCCCACAGGAAGCAAAGGTTTGCTTAATTCACTGTGAACAAACAGAACAtgacagaaattaaaataaatcttaaaagtCTGAACATATCTTTACTTCACACACAGCTTAGTTTAGAGCAGAGTTCATCACTGTCAACACGTTTGTGGCCTTTTCAGGGGGTTATTCTTCTTATTTCTGAGACAGATGACTAAAATGATCAGCTAGAGTAGTTTGGCCTCCAAGATCCGATTAAAGGTTCTTTCCTGGACACCGACTTTCACTTGATTTCACCCATATGGGCTCCATGAGCATGTGAGGGTGTCTCGTACCTAAAGAGCTCTCTCATAGAGAAGCCCCCCTCCTTCACAGGGCAGAGCAGCTCGGCCAGGTACAGCCAGATGTGGGGAATGTCGATGGCCATGTCGTCCGCAAGCTCCAGCATGTCTGCAAGCCTgggaaaagaaacaaggatGTTGTGGTTAGAAAAATGAGCTGCTCCGAAAAACGGACCATGTCTAATTATtgagcaaaaagaaaatgatttctTATACTCAATTTACATGTTCCCGAAAGAAATCAATGGATCTTTGGCAATTTACTTCTTCTTTATACCTGATGTTACTTAAAGTTTGGGAGTTGTTGATGAATTTGTAAGAACAGAATAATAAGGAGAAACCAAACAGTGGTTTTCTTTTAAggtattttaaaataaactggaaattgGCCACAGTAAAGGGACAGaagaagtttttttattttatttaacttgtttGGGTCTTTTAAAGTTAATAAGAAATTAGATGTAAAAAAGTCCTTTCTAGAAAAAGCAACCATGGACTTTTAGAAACAACCAAAAACCACTGAAAATTGCAATAgtcattctctctttttctcgtATCGACATGTTTATAGGTTTTGAAAATAATTAACAGGAAGATAAATGGCTGGACAACATCAACTAAATCTATTTACTATTGTTTTCTCCACACAGGGGTTGAAATTAACTCTTAAGTAGAACTGAGCAGGGGAACTGACCCTTTGTAGAACTGGGGTTTGGGCAGGATTCCCTTCTGCACCAGCTGGAAGAGGAGCTGGCCCATGTGGTCCCGTGTGATCTGACTGCGATCCAGAGTCAACTCCATCCCGACGCGTATGAAGATGTGAAAGTGAGAGCCCAGATCAAGTTCCTCCACACACTTGACAGCCTCctgcaagaaaacaaagaagcatGTTCAAGACTAATACTTTTATTCTTCCCTTTATcttatgaaattaaatatttgtttggaATGGGGATAGATAATTTACAGATTTATCTTGTGACaacctccatccctccctccctccctctctctctctctctctgtgtgtgagactcGTGCAGTCAGTTCCCACCAAAATGAAACTACACTGTTGCGCGGTTGCGATAGTTAGGTTAAGTTCAGTTAAGGATATCAGAAAGATATCCTGGGTGTGTTGAACTCGCTTGTAGTACAGGCCCCTGGAGAGGAGCGAGAAAAAGAGATGTTCAACACCACTTTGGCCATAAACAGATAGTGAAgtagggagagaggaggggtatGAGACTAAATGGTGGTCAAACAGGAGAGCTGCTGCTTGAGAGCATGTATGTCTATGTGGTGCCTTCACCATCAGGTTGCCCCaccaaataatttatttaaagaccAAATGATCTGATTCATAAATTAATCTACGGACGCAGTAAACATGTCATCGTTAATATTCTTATAAGCAGCCGTTTGTTGGTGTGAATAAAAATCAGTTATCAGTTGAGTGGATCTTAGCACCTCGAAATCCTTATTGTTCCTGAACTCCTCGATGATGGACTTGGACTTCTTGTCAATCTGCTCCTCAGACCGAGCAGGTTTCTGTATCGTCATGACAACAGGCTCAGGTTTCACTGTCAAGGCAAATAAACAACCACAGTCACAACAGTGTGTGTAATGGCAGAGAGTGAATGTGTCAGTATTATCGCCATGTCTGTCCGGTGTTGGGCAGCACCGTGCGTCTCACCAGGCTCTCGGACTGAGCTCTGGCTCAGGTTTGTCCTCGGTGACCCTCGGTCTCCGGGGCTTGGCTCCCTCTCGCTTCCAGTCTCTTCGCGGCTCCTCTGGGGTTTGGAGCCGCGAAGGGCCTAAGGATAGAGGCTGTCGTGTGATATACAGACTGTGTGCTTCGAGGCAAATGTTGGGCAATAGAAATTACAGTTAACAGCTGCCTATTTTGCAGTAATTATGTTCATTACATCGATGTGAGGAAAGACGACACATTCATCTGagtttgctgtgtttgatgAGATATTGTCTCAAGAGGAAAATCCATCAGAACGGACTCATTAACTGGCGGTAGGAGCTTTTTTATCACCATCCCAGGATCATATCAAGCTTGCAAGTACTTAACAGGGATTTTCGTCATTATACATTTGTGAGGAAGAAAGGGTAAAAGTGAGATGGCTGGgcatttttggccatatcagCCGTTGTTGATTTTTTAGGAGTGACATATTCCTAAGAGGGttatttcctgctgtgtttgtgatggtTTATACAGTTTGGCCTAGAGCCAATAAAAATCTGCCCATTTCACCCTTTCACTGACATATTTGTatctgcgtttatgtttgctgatatgaaaacttaaatttacagaataaacaatgtaaaaatcctgcatttatgtttacataaagaaatttggtttgatttatatttaaactgtaaCATATCATGCCACTATATATTTCTTTGCCAtaatctatatatctatctatatcagTCCTTCTACAAAGTGTTAAAATTCCTTTACAACAGCAGTGTAGATATTCATTGAGcagaatatgagcagaatatccACTATCATGTTCCAGGTAATCAGTGAAATAAATCTCTGTGGAAAAATCCATCTTACTTTGAAGAATTTGAATGTCGGACTCTTTACAattgtgcaaataaaataaaaatcgcAAAGACCCACTCACCAATCTCAGTTCTATAATATCCCGTAACATGAACCGTGTCCGAGTCAACGTCTTCTCGTCTTTGACGATTTTTTCCATGTGGTTAAAATACTGATCCATCTGAGGCTggtgagacacagagggagagagatggttAATTTGAGACATGAAGGTCATGTTCAGCATGTCTCCATTCAATCTTCCAGACAGCAGGTTGCAGGGATTATTATTCTACAGAGTTGACCAATTGTCCAGTTTATTTCTTGGAACAGTCCTGACCGCCCGAGATAAAACCGGAACATTTCATCAACAGCAGCATGAAAACCGTAATAGCCCTTAAGACCTTTATAAGACCATAATAAAAGAAATTTAAGATTTATGTAAAATTAACTACCACCAGCTCACCTTGGCCTTCTCAGAGTCAAGGTCCTTGCCGATGGTGGTGAGCAGTGTGCACAGACACTCTAAAGACTCTTGGTCGTGGTTCTTCAGCAGCTTGACCACGCAGTCATGCATGATGGCCTCCGTAAACATCTTGAGCTTGAAGAGTTCGCCGATGAACTTGATGTTGCCGATGGAACGCTGCCGGACCATCctggcctcctgcagctctAGCTGAAGACGGTCACGCTCCGTCTAATGGGACCAAGGAAACAAACCTCTTGAACAGAGTTGAAACAGAAACTAAAGACGTTTCGGTAAAGATCCGGCGTCACACTTACCAATGCAGCAGAGTCCAGctccttctgcttcctctcaaACACCACATCGTCCACCTTGTCTTTCTCAAACTCCTTCTGACAGCGGTTTAGCAGCAGCTTGTGAAAGTTCACTGTGTTGTTGGGTTTGTCAGTTGTGGGCACTTTGAGCTGCACATGAACAGTAAGTGGAATGAATTTAGTAGAGAACACAAGAATTAAGACAAAATAAGTAATGAACTAACTCTTAAAAAAGTTTTCTACGggtttaacattttttttaatagatcAACAAATTAACATGTTCATACCTGGATTCATTTGATCTTAATTAATATATGTAAGGTTATGGTTATCAAATGATGGCAGACAGAAAATTAAATAGTTTCTCTAGAACTCTTGTAAATAGAATCTATAATTGAGAATATGCACGtttaataaattgtgttttaaaggaTTATTTGTGACTGATTTTCAAGCTCCTTCATAAATAGTGTGTCGTCTGGTGTAGACACTAGAGgcatcaaaacaataaaactacaTCATCACACTGTACTGAATTGTGTTGATTTTCACAGCATTATTCTGCATCAAGGCAGAACTGAATATGAACCAATTGATCCATTTGCATCATAAACATTTAGCAAGTTGCTGACTGCATATTGAGACACTGTGTGCACACACCTCCAATAGCTGGTTAAAAGATCACTTAATTCCTCCATAATCTTTTTGCATCTGATGAATGCGCAACAGTTTACGAAAGAGCAATATTTATCTACTTCTCCAAATCCAATTTAAacaattaacattaaaaaacacaagccTCTTGTTCCAAAGTCGACACACTTCTCTGCTTAACCAAGCGACCTGCTTACCGTGGCGAGGCAGCGGCACATGTTCCCGTAGGCCACTGAGAAGTTGGGCTCGATGGCTTTTTCAAACACCAGGTCAATGACTCCTTTGAGCCGCTCCTCCGTGTCGATGGTCCAGTCCGTCACCTCCTTCATCAGCTGGTTGAAGTTCTCAGGCGTCAGCTTGTTCAGGATACTGCGGACCTTCTAGAACAGGTCCTGAGGGGAATAGGCCATAACAGGTACTTAAACTCTGAGGTCATCAAGCACAAAGACCAATCTCTCGCTCCACATGAAAAACTAATCCTGTTGTAAAGCTACTAGTAATACAGAAACTAAATACTTTACAGATATATACACTATTTTTACTGGAATTTCCAATACTTTGAAAATCTTCAATCACGTAGACTTTAtcattaattataaaaatgagTCTGTATGTGTAATTTCTacatgttgggccatggttttgtgtgaaaccacacttcggcctacatgtgccatcaaagcctgaagcagcatgtccctccaggactccgtctcccaggggccattaaaaaccagagcaaggaactcaatgtcccagagggcatcaacttcacacagaggggtggaaacccccccccagggacacaggtttcaactcccattggtcactctggaccccatgacctgtgaggtcaccgggccaatataagctaggttctccagcttcttctctctctttctaaactccctcaacGGGGAGAAAGCATCTTAGactctctttctacactccctccaaggagagaaggctgtcgagccagttcctgcctcttcctacaatccttctacaggagggaaggctgtggagcctcttctccagctcacatcttctcttcccatccaactcttcgagaggagcacaaaggtgcagcttccagctcatctcaccaaggaaacctcctcgccctccaagctctaccaacgtcctagcagcgactcgatgtcctgcttgcaaacttcagccaacAACTGAGCTACACcgctcaaccgaaaccagcaagacgacacaaaactgcgaactgcacagcaacttcctttttcccctttccacggactggtaacacaactgggcttaataattatactaggctaagcaagactgtttattcgattctgtgtgaggtttataagtttgatttgtggtgttgtgatattttgggtacaagttattgagaaagtaatgttagtctgttatgctcttcacagtctttcgttgcatccaatctagtaacttcctctaatttggcacacacacagacacacacacacacacacagacacacgcataactcttcacctcattatctctacaggtcgtaaacattccaataggtgggggaagggtgttgtctctttggccagcgaccatcttgaaagcacgctgactcacacagacacacacacatgtatacacacatacctatctttgtttagcaattataccgttagtaatttgtgtttttatactttattatattcataataaatgtttttctttcacaaatgtttttccattaatgttgcataagtgaatttcgccaacctctacactgtcaagaaccccatatctttcaacttagctaactatctatatggtaattttggttatagttattaatttaattgttaatcagagttccaaaatttgtagttagaaccttaatctatgagacttaatcaataaattggctatcttttcccttcctttgaagggtggtgccccgaggtaactttaatcaattaaagttattatttaatattaataataaaatattcatatttaatatttttatcttgataaccaaatttattgaatgccgaaaggcacaccattttatggtatcacgtttaatgcattatggcacaacatacATGTGCCCACTGCTTTTTggatttcagtttttgtatatttggtcatacctgtgttttctgtgactcTGGTTCCGCTGGGAGGCTTTCCCTCTTCGCGCCTGCTTTCCAGGCATTCTCTGATTTCTTCGGCTGAACAGCATTGTGCACAGACAGGTTGATGATCCTCCTGGGTGGTGGTCGCTGCGCCCCAATGTTTATAAGCCTTTTCTAacaggaagaaaggaaaaaccGTATTATTACTATGACTCAATAACTTTTAAATTAGCCAAAATAACGGATTTTCAATTCCAGTGTTTAAGTTTGTGTGAGTTTCATAAGTAAGGCAACAGAAATATCATTTAGGTGATCCTCTCATACACTGCCATGCTGAAAGTTAGGAGCAGCTGGTCTGAGGGGTAAGAACTCAGCCTGGCTCTATCCTAAGTTCAAAAGTTCTGCCTTCCAGTATCTGCTTCCATTCTTTGAGCCCAGCGAAGCTCTCGCCTTGTATTTGACGAAAAGATGCTGGATAAGTCTAATCAATCTTCTCGCCTGACTCTTGTGAAGATAATGAATAGGCCTATTTTCCCTAAAATATTCTTTCTGATCAACCTGATTTTGACCCATGCAAAAGAAAACCCTACTTAGATATCTCAAGAGTTTTTCTGTGTTGAATTAACCATCAGAAGAAACTAAATTCCTCCAGTGGTATCAGATCACGACCTCTAACAGAATTATATAAATTCAGAAAACATCCTCTACTTAAAAGCAGCATGTTATCAAGTGTTGACTGAAACAGAGGCTAGAAAGTggaggagtgtgtttgtttgttagttactTACTGGAGCGCCTCGTCCTTCCTTAGGTGTGAAATCAGGTCCTCTGGAAATCACCCGTGAATCCACGACTTGAGATGCCAACTTGTTTTGGTtcatctgcaacacacacacacacacacacacacacacaatgagctgAACAGCAGGGGGAGCAATGAACCCCCCAATAGCAGTGGGCAAAAAGAGTCtggtgtgagaatgtgtgtgtgtgattttaatCAAAACAGCATTTACTGGGCTATATGCTTACAAGGTCACCAGACAATTCACTCGCCAAATTCAAGTTTTATAGTCACATTCAGAGAGTTTGCCATCTGCTAAGGAAACTGTCCGGACATTTccattcattgatttattaaccCTCTGCTGTAATAGGTTTAATCACAGTGTAATACTTTTGTCTAACAGTCTATGAATCTATAACATACCTGGTCTAGCACCACGCCAGGGATTGCAGGAGTCCCTCAGGCTTCTGTGTGCAGGCAGGCTTGAACTGGAAGTCCAACAGGATGGCCCTGTCATACTGAAGCATCCCACTGGGATCAGCCAGGTCTGGACAACCAAGAGAAAGAGTAAATATAGTAGCTTTACACACTGGCATCTCCAAAAggcagaaatagaaaataaattgaaataaatacaagttcTGCATATGGTAACTTCAAACTGTCCAGAGAATATGGTCCGTCTTTACCTTCTATATCCTGTGGAGCTCCTGTGGAATTCTCCTTGTCCCCAGGGG harbors:
- the LOC118117125 gene encoding LOW QUALITY PROTEIN: eukaryotic translation initiation factor 4 gamma 3-like (The sequence of the model RefSeq protein was modified relative to this genomic sequence to represent the inferred CDS: substituted 1 base at 1 genomic stop codon) is translated as MNQNKLASQVVDSRVISRGPDFTPKEGRGAPKRLINIGAQRPPPRRIINLSVHNAVQPKKSENAWKAGAKRESLPAEPESQKTQDLFXKVRSILNKLTPENFNQLMKEVTDWTIDTEERLKGVIDLVFEKAIEPNFSVAYGNMCRCLATLKVPTTDKPNNTVNFHKLLLNRCQKEFEKDKVDDVVFERKQKELDSAALTERDRLQLELQEARMVRQRSIGNIKFIGELFKLKMFTEAIMHDCVVKLLKNHDQESLECLCTLLTTIGKDLDSEKAKPQMDQYFNHMEKIVKDEKTLTRTRFMLRDIIELRLALRGSKPQRSREETGSEREPSPGDRGSPRTNLSQSSVREPVKPEPVVMTIQKPARSEEQIDKKSKSIIEEFRNNKDFEEAVKCVEELDLGSHFHIFIRVGMELTLDRSQITRDHMGQLLFQLVQKGILPKPQFYKGLADMLELADDMAIDIPHIWLYLAELLCPVKEGGFSMRELFSELSKPLLPVGKAGILISQILHILCKQMKLQFIQVGASSSEATLSERIWSPENGEAEMEPMRNGAGHTSETESRDSTQKPEGLPAISAVVLDKKPEIELDQTAEEETTIQEKLDESEPVVLVEPSSSARKTRQRAPSNLRKKTSGLTQTEPVVFVGAAFCKEWPKICVSFGFSEDEYSSILKEQQQQPLTSKHLGPPEVVLEVVPKVLQGFWLPPEETCLNMPSQHLSVLAVSLTKAVEDMVSKLLPSLLREVSFTRSTRDKLVQSIQDGVRQSFTHPVLMEKISCFAVDLMKSMTTIAKKNICELFQPQISTKEPNTVAEEVKQEPHQESAFTLPPPAPPVTPPAEPAVVLEGTSESGRGQRFRKL